CGACCACAAGCTTTCGGCCAACACGACGCAAGCCGAGTTGCTGGCGTTGATTGAAAAGAAGAATGCCGATCCGAAAATCCACGGGATTCTCGTGCAGCTCCCGCTACCGAAGCAGATCGACAGTAAGGTCATCTTGGACGCCGTGTCGCCGAACAAGGACGCCGACGGGTTTCATCCCTACAACTTCGGTCGGTTGGTGGAGGGCCATCCGGTGTTCGAAGCCTGTACACCCAAGGGTGTGATCAAGATGATCGAGTCCACCGGCGTGACGATCGAAGGCAAGCGGGCGGTCGTCCTTGGGCGAAGCAACATCGTGGGCAAGCCACTGGCGTTGATGCTGCTCCAACGTAATGCGACCGTGACCATCTGCCATTCGAAAACCAAGGATCTGCCCGCGGTCTGTCGCGAGGCGGAACTCTTATTGGTCGCCATCGGCAAGGCGAAATTCGTTACGGCGGATATGGTGCGTGAAGGAGCGGTGGTGATCGATGTCGGCACGAATCGCTTGCCGGATGGAAAAGTAGTCGGTGATGTCGATTTCGAACCGGTGAGCCGAGTAGCGGGCTGGATCAGTCCTGTGCCTGGCGGAGTCGGGCCGATGACGATTGCGATGTTGTTGGAGAACACGGTGGAATCGGCGAAGAGAATGGCAGGAGTCTAGGTGCAGGGTAGATTTCTTGCTCGTGCACCGCGCATACAGGAGACCATGGTATTGTTTACATTAAGGGCGGTGCTCGGTGGACACGCGCAGGGAAATTCACCCTGCATCTAGACCTGAGGGTGATAAGTGGTCGGAGCGAGGAGAACTCAATGAGTCGGGAGCCGCGGCGATTGAAAGACGTGCTTGATCAGGGACAATTCGCCGTGACGGTCGAGTACAATCCTCCGAAAGGGACC
Above is a genomic segment from Nitrospiraceae bacterium containing:
- the folD gene encoding bifunctional methylenetetrahydrofolate dehydrogenase/methenyltetrahydrofolate cyclohydrolase FolD; the protein is MTARLIDGKALAQQVRERLAKESAELFAQTGIRPGLATILVGDDPASHLYVKNKQKACDAAGIYIDDHKLSANTTQAELLALIEKKNADPKIHGILVQLPLPKQIDSKVILDAVSPNKDADGFHPYNFGRLVEGHPVFEACTPKGVIKMIESTGVTIEGKRAVVLGRSNIVGKPLALMLLQRNATVTICHSKTKDLPAVCREAELLLVAIGKAKFVTADMVREGAVVIDVGTNRLPDGKVVGDVDFEPVSRVAGWISPVPGGVGPMTIAMLLENTVESAKRMAGV